In Solanum stenotomum isolate F172 chromosome 6, ASM1918654v1, whole genome shotgun sequence, one DNA window encodes the following:
- the LOC125869007 gene encoding xyloglucan endotransglucosylase/hydrolase protein 2-like has protein sequence MGFHLISLSALLLLYGVFEGLALPFDKKYNISWGNNNVKLLKNGEEIQLSLDKFSGCGIQSKQSYGSGSFKMRIKLPNKDSAGVVTTFYLHSHTSHHDELDFEFLGNRKGKPYILQTNVFANGVGDREERIQLWFDPTTTFHEYSILWNSHHIVFFVDEIPIRVYKNKSHRGIGYPTQPMQSEATIWNGESWATENGSEKINWSNSPFIAQFQGFNIEGCPSNNHSLYCNSTKLRWNSKKLTHNQEKSYKDIRSKYMIYDYCKDTNRFQNIPLECSSDY, from the exons ATGGGTTTCCATCTAATAAGTCTAAGTgctcttttattattatatggAGTTTTTGAAGGTCTAGCTTTAccatttgataaaaaatacaacatttCTTGGGGGAACAACAATGTGAAGTTAttgaaaaatggagaagaaattCAGCTATCTCTTGATAAATTTTCTG GATGTGGAATTCAGTCCAAACAAAGTTATGGCTCTGGATCATTCAAAATGAGAATAAAGCTACCAAACAAAGACTCAGCTGGAGTAGTGACAACCTTTTAT TTACATTCACATACAAGCCACCATGATGAATTGGATTTCGAGTTTTTAGGCAATAGAAAAGGGAAACCatacatattgcaaacaaaTGTATTTGCAAATGGTGTTGGTGATAGAGAAGAAAGAATTCAACTTTGGTTTGATCCAACAACAACTTTTCATGAGTACTCAATCCTATGGAATTCACATCACATTGT tttttttgtaGATGAAATACCAATTAGGGTTTACAAGAACAAATCCCATAGAGGAATTGGATACCCTACACAACCAATGCAATCAGAAGCCACAATATGGAATGGAGAAAGTTGGGCAACAGAaaatggaagtgaaaaaattaattggtCAAATTCTCCATTCATAGCTCAATTCCAAGGCTTCAACATTGAAGGTTGCCCTTCTAATAATCATAGTTTGTATTGCAATTCAACAAAGTTAAGGTGGAATTCTAAGAAATTAACTCATAATCaagaaaaatcatataaagaTATTAGAAGCaaatatatgatttatgatTATTGCAAAGATACCAATAGATTTCAAAACATTCCTTTAGAATGTTCAAGtgattattaa
- the LOC125869008 gene encoding uncharacterized protein LOC125869008: protein MDHSFFKVEPFATDSFSLPEYPPTEGLDVKWKNSKVCSTIFDEINWMDERHDLTNDALGIAPWVTIDERRRYKMPESANSSEGANRDKGKEDQEHNFWSFIKGKKKQNHVPSTAASKRVNGHDIKGKKQQCGLLTTASNQNDSDFKGTKSNFYARLPVESNSMDVDRVLREHDRHIQEVVERAKLEKKMRAKVQVEGRNGSLVDKASHGSN from the coding sequence ATGGATCACAGTTTTTTCAAAGTTGAACCATTTGCTACCGATTCGTTTAGTTTGCCTGAATACCCTCCAACTGAAGGATTGGATGTAAAATGGAAGAATTCTAAGGTGTGTTCAACCATTTTCGACGAAATTAACTGGATGGATGAGCGACATGATTTAACCAATGATGCTTTAGGGATTGCACCCTGGGTAACAATAGATGAAAGACGAAGATACAAAATGCCCGAATCTGCAAATTCCTCTGAAGGAGCAAATAGAGATAAGGGCAAGGAGGATCAGGAACACAACTTCTGGAGTTTTATAAAGGGAAAGAAGAAGCAAAATCATGTTCCGTCAACTGCTGCCTCGAAGAGAGTTAATGGCCATGATATCAAGGGGAAAAAACAACAATGTGGTTTATTGACTACTGCATCAAATCAAAATGATAGCGATTTCAAGGGAACGAAGAGTAATTTTTATGCTCGGTTACCTGTTGAATCGAACTCAATGGATGTGGATCGAGTGCTCAGGGAGCATGATCGGCATATCCAGGAAGTTGTTGAGCGCGCCAAGCTTGAGAAGAAAATGAGAGCTAAAGTTCAGGTTGAAGGCAGAAATGGAAGCTTGGTGGACAAAGCATCCCATGGCTCAAACTAG
- the LOC125869009 gene encoding probable serine/threonine-protein kinase At1g09600, translating into MSIYYVKSNDSIAIGSTHEKQNVPRISRSIPNAMAGEQIAAGWPAWLVATGTEAIHGWLPRKLESFHMLDKIGYGAYSTVYKARDLEHNKIVALKRLKFDNIELMMKEINILRRLDHENVIKLEGLIITSGIIFGLLYLIFEYMEHDLKGLLSIPGAFFSESQIKCYMKQLLNGINHVHSRGILHRDITTSNLLLDNRGILKIADFGLSTLSKSKPNVPLTSCIGTLWYRAPELLIGSCFYGIEVDLWSIGCVLGELFNGKGILQGNNEIDQLHKIFKLCGSPSDEYWRKYNSSNAAFLKQKVPYNAKIEETFHDFPVAALELMQILLSIEPQSRGTAAIAMDHSFFIVEPFATDSFSLPKYPPTKG; encoded by the coding sequence ATGTCAATTTACTATGTGAAATCGAACGATTCTATAGCAATTGGATCAACACATGAGAAACAAAATGTACCTAGAATCAGCAGAAGTATCCCGAATGCAATGGCTGGTGAACAGATTGCAGCAGGATGGCCTGCTTGGCTTGTTGCAACGGGCACTGAAGCTATCCATGGATGGCTTCCTAGAAAACTCGAATCGTTCCACATGCTTGATAAGATTGGTTACGGAGCTTACAGTACTGTTTACAAGGCTCGTGACCTCGAACACAACAAAATAGTTGCTCTGAAACGATTGAAGTTTGACAATATAGAATTAATGATGAAGGAAATCAACATTTTACGAAGGCTGGATCACGAAAATGTTATCAAATTGGAAGGGTTGATCATCACATCAggtattatatttggtttattatATCTTATTTTCGAGTATATGGAACATGATCTCAAAGGACTTCTATCAATCCCCGGTGCATTTTTCTCCGAATCACAGATCAAATGTTACATGAAACAACTTCTAAATGGAATTAATCATGTTCATAGTCGAGGTATCCTTCATCGAGACATAACCACTTCAAATCTATTACTTGATAATCGCGGTATCCTGAAAATTGCAGACTTTGGCCTGTCTACACTTTCCAAATCAAAGCCTAATGTCCCTTTGACTAGCTGCATTGGGACTCTCTGGTATCGAGCACCAGAACTGTTAATTGGATCGTGTTTTTATGGAATCGAAGTGGATCTATGGAGTATTGGTTGTGTACTCGGAGAATTGTTTAATGGCAAAGGAATTTTGCAAGGTAATAACGAAATTGATCAGTTGCATAAGATATTCAAGCTATGTGGATCTCCTTCTGATGAATATTGGCGAAAATACAATTCGTCTAATGCAGCATTTTTGAAACAGAAAGTACCTTACAATGCGAAAATCGAAGAAACATTTCATGATTTTCCTGTTGCTGCTCTGGAACTTATGCAAATTCTGCTTTCTATAGAACCACAGAGCAGAGGAACTGCTGCTATTGCTATGGATCACAGTTTTTTCATAGTTGAACCATTTGCTACCGATTCGTTTAGTTTGCCTAAATACCCTCCAACTAAAGGATAG
- the LOC125866613 gene encoding ubiquitin carboxyl-terminal hydrolase 2-like: protein MGKKAKKKARSGVKETRNPVASANRIDEKISPNIETHDDAVSVVNDRKGCPHVDKVIDVDKVSTKLKSSKPVRCKDCKEGVADRQAGRTKGKQGKKKGSADPKQKSKAIWVCLVCGHFSCGGVGLPTTPQSHAVRHARQYHHPLAVQFENPQLRWCFLCNTLLHAKKVEDGSEQKDVLEDIAKMIKRRPSEGPTTDVEAVWFGSGSVTSEIKSEASASISADGKGGCAIRGLVNLGNTCFFNSIMQNLLAMNRLRDYFLKFDGFAGPLTADLKKLFTDTSNEASLKESVNPKALFGSLCTKAPQFRGYQQQDSHELLRCLLDRLCTEELTRRKQIKSSQDGGKSLSSCPTFVDEIFGGRLSSTVSCLECGHTSVVYEPFLDLSLPVPTKKPPSKEAQSVSHAKISKPPKRSGKVLPKVSRDAASLNSQGNGENSLSHVHPRVPATEGMILPSDTSLESIDAGVMADNTGLTSQDSCFTQKSRNEETCEGVTRQLATVDDSTWLDFLEQDTLPNGDDAASEVDHILTNQGSETGSVQPVDPLQNNLDADTEMKLTCTDSTRSPNDLMCLDDQGQSKSPDRNIASDFSKKLLIKESGKISSVDSNLGTDSCTRLSEDEAPLQLQESEILLLPYKEVTSTAGDMLKEGCEVSSAAVGWEEDSLDLDGVGDLFNEPESDAQSLCNAAVSQANGLRETSFTVSNISVSDPEELDNTDAPVSVKSCLAYFTKPELLSKSEHAWQCENCTKVLKEKRMRSKNKLTKPRSHSMVNGHEDKNPNGVSSSGTSPPPELRTHNGSTDKDALETFEDRLLTPKGTSPRGDRDSVSSLLENSTRENHSATSSQVNRDYQTNKVQLLEAPLISAISESEESENEETDFKRVRVERDATKRILIDKVPPILSIHLKRFRQDARGRLSKLSCHVNFRDAVDLKPYVDTRCLQKDTYKYQLIGVVVHSGTMRGGHYVAYVRGGPKITGKDENAEDFVWYYASDTHVREVSLKDVLRSEAYILFYEET, encoded by the exons ATGGGGAAAAAGGCTAAGAAAAAGGCTAGAAGTGGTGTCAAGGAGACACGGAATCCTGTTGCATCTGCAAATCGTATTGATGAAAAGATCAGTCCGAATATTGAAACTCATGATGATGCAGTTTCTGTTGTAAATGATAGAAAAGGATGTCCACATGTTGATAAGGTTATTGATGTGGACAAAGTCTCCACTAAACTTAAGTCTTCGAAACCTGTTAGGTGCAAAGATTGCAAGGAAGGAGTAGCTGATAGACAAGCTGGTAGGACGAAAGGTAAACAAGGAAAAAAGAAGGGAAGTGCAGATCCCAAGCAGAAGTCTAAAGCCATTTGGGTCTGTTTAGTATGCGGTCATTTCTCGTGCGGAGGTGTTGGGTTGCCTACTACACCTCAGAGCCATGCAGTTCGGCATGCGAGACAATACCATCACCCTCTTGCTGTACAGTTTGAAAATCCTCAACTGCGCTGGTGTTTTCTGTGCAACACACTACTTCATGCTAAAAAAGTAGAGGATGGCAGTGAACAAAAAGATGTACTTGAGGACATTGCAAAGATGATTAAAAGGCGTCCGTCTGAAGGGCCTACTACTGATGTGGAAGCTGTTTGGTTCGGGAGTGGGAGTGTCACTAGCGAAATTAAATCAGAAGCTTCTGCTTCTATAAGTGCTGATGGAAAAGGTGGTTGTGCCATTAGGGGATTGGTTAATTTAGGGAACACATGTTTTTTCAATTCAATAATGCAGAACCTACTGGCAATGAATAGACTACGGGATTACTTTCTTAAGTTTGATGGTTTTGCTGGTCCTCTTACCGCTGATCTGAAGAAGCTCTTTACTGATACAAGCAATGAGGCTTCGTTGAAAGAATCTGTTAATCCAAAAGCTTTGTTTGGTTCATTATGTACCAAAGCTCCACAGTTTCGAGGATACCAACAGCAGGACAGTCACGAATTGCTTCGTTGTTTACTTGATCGTCTGTGTACTGAGGAATTGACCCGCAGAAAGCAAATCAAATCTTCTCAGGATGGCGGTAAATCCCTGAGTTCATGTCCAACATTTGTCGATGAAATCTTTGGTGGTAGACTCTCTAGCACTGTTAGCTGTCTTGAATGTGGGCACACTTCAGTAGTCTATGAGCCATTCTTGGATCTCTCATTGCCTGTTCCGACTAAAAAACCTCCTTCTAAAGAAGCTCAATCAGTCTCCCATGCCAAAATATCAAAACCTCCAAAGAGAAGTGGAAAAGTTCTTCCTAAAGTTAGCAGAGATGCAGCTTCTCTCAATTCTCAAGGAAATGGAGAGAACTCTCTCAGCCATGTGCATCCCAGAGTACCTGCCACTGAAGGAATGATACTTCCTTCTGATACATCGCTAGAATCCATTGATGCTGGTGTTATGGCTGATAATACGGGTTTAACTTCACAGGACTCATGTTTCACTCAGAAGTCCCGTAATGAGGAAACTTGCGAGGGTGTGACTAGGCAGTTGGCTACGGTGGATGACTCGACATGGTTAGATTTTCTCGAACAGGATACACTGCCAAATGGTGATGACGCAGCTTCAGAAGTTGATCACATCCTGACTAATCAGGGTTCTGAAACTGGATCTGTTCAACCTGTTGACCCTTTGCAAAATAATCTGGATGCTGATACAGAGATGAAGTTGACATGTACAGACAGCACTCGTTCTCCTAATGATTTAATGTGTTTGGATGACCAAGGACAATCCAAATCACCAGACCGCAATATAGCTTCTGACTTCAGTAAAAAGTTACTTATTAAAGAATCTGGAAAGATCAGCTCTGTGGATTCAAATCTTGGTACAGATTCATGTACGAGGCTATCGGAAGATGAAGCCCCATTACAACTACAAGAGTCAGAGATTCTGTTACTTCCATACAAAGAAGTAACCTCAACTGCTGGTGACATGTTAAAAGAAGGTTGTGAGGTATCCTCAGCTGCTGTTGGTTGGGAAGAAGATTCATTGGACTTGGATGGTGTTGGAGACTTATTTAATGAACCTGAGTCTGATGCACAGTCTTTGTGCAATGCTGCTGTTTCTCAGGCCAATGGACTGAGAGAAACTAGTTTTACTGTTTCAAACATCAGTGTGTCTGATCCAGAAGAGCTTGATAATACAGATGCTCCTGTATCAGTGAAgagttgtttggcttattttaCGAAGCCCGAGCTTCTTTCCAAAAGTGAACATGCTTGGCAATGTGAAAATTGCACAAAAGTtctaaaagaaaagagaatgaGATCTAAGAATAAATTGACGAAGCCTAGATCACATAGCATGGTGAATGGACATGAGGACAAAAATCCAAATGGTGTGTCTTCTTCAGGAACATCTCCTCCGCCTGAACTGAGAACTCATAATGGAAGTACAGACAAAGATGCGTTAGAAACTTTTGAGGACAGATTATTGACCCCAAAGGGAACCAGCCCTCGAGGTGATCGAGATTCAGTGTCTTCGCTATTGGAAAACAGCACACGGGAAAATCACAGTGCAACTAGCAGTCAAGTGAATAGAGACTATCAGACCAATAAAGTTCAACTGCTGGAAGCTCCGCTGATTTCTGCTATATCTGAATCTGAAGAAAGTGAGAATGAGGAGACAGACTTTAAAAGAGTTAGAGTTGAAAGAGATGCAACTAAACGGATCCTAATTGATAAGGTCCCTCCTATTTTGTCAATTCATCTAAAGAGGTTCCGTCAAGATGCTCGGGGGCGCTTGAGTAAGCTGAGTTGCCATGTCAATTTTAGAGATGCAGTTGATCTGAAACCATATGTTGACACCAG GTGTCTGCAGAAGGATACATACAAATACCAGCTTATTGGTGTAGTAGTACATTCGGGGACGATGAGGGGAGGTCATTATGTTGCATATGTTAGAGGAGGTCCCAAGATCACAGGGAAAGACGAGAACGCGGAAGATTTTGTGTGGTATTATGCTAGTGACACTCATGTTCGTGAGGTTTCATTAAAGGATGTTCTTCGCTCTGAGGCATACATTTTATTCTATGAAGAAACTTGa
- the LOC125869010 gene encoding probable pectinesterase 29, which produces MALSLLLLVCILIENSRIHRVYHRRKQIIPTIYVDQSGHGNYSTIQSAIDSVSPYNQDWICIYIKAGTYREQVKIPIEKPYIYLKGEGKRKTNVTWDGHESINTDATFISEADYTLVKSITFINSYNIPPKGSNVVIQAVAAMISGDKSTFYRCGFIGVQDTLWDEQGRHYFKLCTIVGAIDFIFGNGQSIYERCALAVNAGRLDGPGFITAQGRTSQHDQSGFVFKNCEVFGTGFTYLGRPWRDYARVLFYDCSMSNVVVSPGWYAWNSSGRENQLTFSEENCNGIGSNTTQRVPWATKLSQQELQQLTSLSFIDNEGWIMKQPLKVL; this is translated from the exons aaaattcaagaattcatagAGTTTATCATAGgagaaaacaaataataccAACAATTTATGTTGATCAATCCGGTCATGGAAATTATTCAACTATTCAATCAGCAATTGATTCTGTTTCTCCATATAACCAAGATTGGATATGTATATACATTAAAGCTGGAACATATAG GGAACAAGTGAAAATTCCTATAGAAAAGCCATATATCTATCTCAAaggagaaggaaaaagaaaaacaaatgttACATGGGATGGCCATGAGTCTATTAATACTGATGCTACTTTCATCTCTGAAGCTGATTATACACTTGTCAAAAGCATAACTTTTATA aaTTCTTATAACATTCCTCCAAAAGGCAGCAATGTTGTGATTCAAGCAGTGGCAGCAATGATTTCTGGAGATAAATCAACATTTTATAGATGTGGATTTATTGGAGTGCAAGATACATTGTGGGATGAACAAGGAAGACATTATTTCAAACTTTGCACTATTGTTGGAGCTAttgatttcatttttggtaatggCCAATCTATTTATGAG AGATGTGCCTTAGCAGTAAATGCAGGAAGATTAGATGGACCAGGATTTATTACAGCACAAGGAAGAACAAGTCAACATGATCAAAGTGGATTTGTTTTCAAAAATTGTGAAGTTTTTGGAACTGGATTTACTTATTTAGGGAGGCCATGGAGGGACTATGCTAGGGTTCTTTTCTACGATTGTTCAATGTCAAACGTCGTCGTTTCGCCCGGTTGGTATGCTTGGAATTCAAGTGGACGAGA GAATCAATTGACATTTTCTGAGGAAAATTGCAATGGAATTGGATCAAACACTACACAAAGAGTGCCATGGGCAACCAAGTTGAGCCAACAAGAGTTGCAACAATTAACAAGCCTATCATTTATTGATAATGAGGGTTGGATTATGAAGCAACCCCTCAAAGTActttag